AGTCCACATGGGCAAGGATACCTCTTTCTCCGTGCAAGGAGACGATCTCAAAACCGACGCGCCGCCCTTGCTCGCGGATCTCGTTGGTGATGAACCCGCCCGCCTTGAACGGCGTTCGCTCCAGAACCTTCTTGATAATCGTGGTCTTTCCTACCCCGGCTTCCCCAGTGAGGAGTATGACGGGCATCGATTTCATAGACATCCCTCATCCATTAGTTCTCTCCCGCTTCCGCCTATGAGACCTTCACGTATTCTCGGAGAAACCTTCCTGTATGCGATGTGGGGTGACTGGCCACCTCCTCAGGGGTGCCCGTCGCCACCACGTAGCCGCCCTCGTCACCGCCCTCAGGCCCGAGGTCAATGACGTAATCGGCGCACTTGATGACGTCCATATTGTGCTCGATGACCAACACGCTGTTTCCCGCCTCCACCAGCCGCTCGAAGCAGGCCAAGAGCGTGGCCACATCATCGAAATGCAGTCCAGTGGTAGGCTCGTCGAAGATGTACAAGACGTGCCTGCCCGCGCGCTCTGCCAGGTGTGCCGCAAGCTTTACCCGCTGTGCCTCGCCGCCCGAAAGGGTGGTGGCCGGTTGCCCTAACTTGATGTAGCCCAGCCCCACGTCCTGCAAAAGCTGCAGGCGACGTACCACTTGCGCGTCGGCTGCGAAGAACTCGAGCGCCTCGCTCACCGCCATCTCCAGTACTTCGGCGATGTTCTTCCCGCGGTAGCGGATCTCGAGTATTTCCTTCCTGAAGCGTTTGCCGCCGCACACATCACACTCTAAGAAGAGGTCAGCCAGGAATTGCATCTCCACCTTTACGGCGCCTGCTCCTTCGCACGCCTCGCACCTGCCGCCGGGCACATTGAAGGAGAAGGCTCGCGGCTTGAGGCCCTTGATGCGCGCCTGGCGTGTTTCGGCAAAGGCGCGGCGAATGGGGTCCCAGGCCTTGACGTACGTTGCCGGATTGCTGCGCGGCGTGCGCCCGATGGGCGACTGGTCGACCAGCACCACATCGTCCAGGTAGTGCACCCCTCGGAGGCCCGTGTGGGCACCGACCCGCCGCTGCCACTTGCCAAGGTGCTTCATCAATGCGGCGTAGAGCACATCGTAGACCAGAGAGCTCTTGCCGGAGCCGGACACGCCGCTCACTACCACGAAGAGCCCCAGCGGAATGCGCACGTCGATCGCCTTCAGATTGTGCTCGCGGGCACCCAGCACCTCCAGCCAGCGGCCATCTGGCTGCCGCCGTCGGTCAGGCAGGGTGATCTGCTTGTTGCCACGCAAGTAGGCGCCAGTGAGCGAGTGGCCATCGTCGCGGATACCCGCGTAGGTGCC
The sequence above is a segment of the Calditrichota bacterium genome. Coding sequences within it:
- a CDS encoding AAA family ATPase, with translation MPVILLTGEAGVGKTTIIKKVLERTPFKAGGFITNEIREQGRRVGFEIVSLHGERGILAHVD